A stretch of DNA from Silvanigrella paludirubra:
TATTTGATTAAAGAAATATTTTTGTTAATATTTCTTTAAAATATAAAACTCTTGAATTCAGTTTTTATTTGATTTAAAAAATCAATTGTAATTTTATTTTTCTCTTAACTAAGGAAATAAATATAACTTATGAATTTTCATCCAGCCATAGACATTACAAAAAATGATGAATATTACGATAATCTATATAAAATGGTCAATTCATACTTAGACTCTGAAAATGATTGGCTCGCTCAACTCTCTAACGTAACAGCTTTACTAAATGAGACTCTTCCACAAATTAACTGGGTGGGATTTTATTTATTAAAAGATAACCAACTTATTGTCGGCCCTTTTCAAGGAAAAATGGCTTGTACAAGAATTGCATTAGACAAGGGAGTTTGCGGAGCCGCTGCAACACAATTAAAAACAATTCGTGTTGATAATGTTCATAAATTTGAAAATCATATTTCTTGTGATAGCGCTTCTTTTTCTGAAATTGTTTTTCCCCTTTTTTATCCAAATAAAAAAGCAACTTTAGAAACTCTTATTGGTGTTTTAGATATAGATAGCCCTGTATTTGCCAGATTTTCTGAAACAGATGAAAAAGGTCTAGAAAAAATTGCATTACTAATAAGTGAAAAAGTTAAATGGCCAAACTCTCCAACTCTATAAGCATGATATTAAGAAATAAAAGGAATCATTTTGATGACGTCTGAAGTTATAGCGGTTTTACTTTTAATTGTAGCTCTTTTTATAGGAATTCATTGCCTTTATTTATATTGGCTCCAAAAAATTTTAAAAATAACCTCTTTTCGCTATCCTTGGATAACTTGGTTAACAATAATCCCTTTTGTTGGTAATATTTTATGGGCTTATCTCATATATAAAGCCAAATCTGGGGCGGCTCTTTTACTAAAAAATAACAATTCTACTCAAACAACAAATTGTGGATTTTATACTTTTATCGTATTTTTTGCCGTAAATATTGTTTCCTTTTTCCTAAATAGCAATGAAACTGCAATTAAAATTTGTTCAATTATTGCAGCCATTTTATATTTTATCCAATTTTTTCAATTATACCGTGCAAAAAAAATATTAATTGCATCAGAACAAAATAAGTCTTAAAAAAAGAATTTTTAGAACCCTATTTTATCAAGTTTATTTTTTTGAATAAATTTGATAAATTTTTTTTATAAAATTTTTTTGAAAATAAAGTAATGCTATGAGATAGTAGAATGAAATCAAATTCATCCTTCTGCAAAAGGCTTTATAACATGAGTGAACAAAACAAACACATTAATTATCAAACCATTGAAGGATTAAAAATGCTTCAAGAAGATGGTGAACCAGATTTTTTATTAGACCTAATTGATACTTTATTAAACACCACTCCACAAAAATTAGTAAATATTGATAAATTTTTAGCAGGTAATGATTTAATGGCAGCATCGAAAGAATCGCACTCTATTAAATCTAGCGTCCGAGCACTAGGAGCTGAAATATTAGGAAATAAATGTCAGTCCTTAGAAGATTTAAAAACAACTACAAATTTTGAAGAAGCTAAAAAAATTTTTGAAGAGATTAAATTAGAATATACAAATGTTGCTAATGAATTGACTCAAATCAAAGGGACTATGAAATGAATTTAAAGTTTATCTTTTATTTTTGTTTTACAAATTTGCTCTTTCTTCATTTAAATATTTTTGCAGATGAAAAAATAAAAAAAGATAATTTTCGATTTGCAGAACCCGTACAACTTGGAATTACCTTCGATGATTTACCTGCTGCAGGGCCAGATGCAACTTTCATTAACCGTCAAGAAATATCAGATAAAATTATAAAATCCTTAAAAGATAATAAAATTCCATATGTTTATGGATTTATTAACGGGATATTGCTTTATGACACAGAAGTGCAAAAAAAAATTTTTAGTGATTGGAAAAATGCTGGATATCTTTTAGCAAACCATACCTTTTCGCATTTAAATTTATCTAGAGTAACGGCAGAAGAATATATTAAAGATATTGAAAAGAATGATACCATTTTGATTGATTATGCTTCTACCATTAATGAACTTAAAGTTTTTCGGTACCCTTATTTAATGGAAGGAGATTCTCTAGATAAAAGATATGCCGTTCGCAGTTACTTTAAAAAAAGAAACTATAAAATAGCCCAAGTATCTGTCGATTCCGGTGATTGGGATTTTAATGAAGCTTTTATAAGATGTAAACAACTCAATATGGAAGACAAAACTCAAGAAATAATCGAAAATTATATCAAAAATACTGCTGAAGTATTAATATATAATAATAGTTTATCAAAATTTATATATGGAGCGAATCGAAAAATACCTCAAGTTTTATTAGTACACTATAATTCAATTAATGCTTTTGCAATGAATCAGCTTATTGATAAATTTAAAAAAATGAATGTTGTTTTTATTCCAGCAGCAAAAGCTTTTAATGA
This window harbors:
- a CDS encoding GAF domain-containing protein, whose protein sequence is MNFHPAIDITKNDEYYDNLYKMVNSYLDSENDWLAQLSNVTALLNETLPQINWVGFYLLKDNQLIVGPFQGKMACTRIALDKGVCGAAATQLKTIRVDNVHKFENHISCDSASFSEIVFPLFYPNKKATLETLIGVLDIDSPVFARFSETDEKGLEKIALLISEKVKWPNSPTL
- a CDS encoding Hpt domain-containing protein — protein: MSEQNKHINYQTIEGLKMLQEDGEPDFLLDLIDTLLNTTPQKLVNIDKFLAGNDLMAASKESHSIKSSVRALGAEILGNKCQSLEDLKTTTNFEEAKKIFEEIKLEYTNVANELTQIKGTMK
- a CDS encoding polysaccharide deacetylase family protein; the encoded protein is MNLKFIFYFCFTNLLFLHLNIFADEKIKKDNFRFAEPVQLGITFDDLPAAGPDATFINRQEISDKIIKSLKDNKIPYVYGFINGILLYDTEVQKKIFSDWKNAGYLLANHTFSHLNLSRVTAEEYIKDIEKNDTILIDYASTINELKVFRYPYLMEGDSLDKRYAVRSYFKKRNYKIAQVSVDSGDWDFNEAFIRCKQLNMEDKTQEIIENYIKNTAEVLIYNNSLSKFIYGANRKIPQVLLVHYNSINAFAMNQLIDKFKKMNVVFIPAAKAFNDNIFQEDSALAMNNGIPYFEQVRRSHKLKFTDYPFPKDYSSWLKDQCQK